The region TGCCGACATTTTCTTCAACAACAGCTTCAAGAACGGTCTGTTGCCAATCATTCTCAGCGATGAGGAAGTGGATGAGTTGTTCAAACAGGTGGAAGCCGATCCTGGCTATCAACTGACCATCGACTTGCAGGCACAAACCGTCACCCGTCCTGACGGCAAGGTACTGAGCTTTGAAGTCGATGCGTTTCGCAAGCACTGCCTGTTGAACGGTTTGGATGACATCGGTTTGACCTTGCAGGATGCCGATGCCATTGCCGCTTTCGAAGCCAAGCACCGCGCCAGTCAGCCGTGGTTGTTTCGTGACGTTTGATTGATCCACTGCCGGCCAAGCCCACCCCCACAAGGATTGCTGTGGGGGTTCAAGGAGATGCACATGACCAGCACCACCCATACCGATGTTGTCCAGCGCCAGTTCGGCGAGCAGGCCAATGCCTACCTGAGCAGTGCGGTGCACGCTCAGGGCAGCGAGTTTGCCTTGTTGCAGGCGGAGCTCGCCGGGCAAGGTCGCGCGCGCTTGCTGGATTTGGGGTGTGGGGCCGGGCATGTGAGTTTTCACGTAGCCCCGCTGGTGCGTGAAGTGGTGGCCTACGACCTGTCACAGCAAATGCTCGATGTGGTCGCGGCGACCGCTGTCGAGCGGCGCTTGGAAAATATCGTCACCGAGTGCGGTGTTGCCGAACGCCTGCCGTTTGCCGATGCCAGCTTCGATTACGTCTTCAGCCGCTATTCGGCGCACCACTGGAGCGACCTGGGGTTGGCCCTGCGCGAAGTGCGCCGGGTACTCAAGCCAGGTGGCGTGGCGGCCTTCATCGATGTGATTTCGCCAGGCAGCCCGTTGCTCGACACGTATCTGCAAAGCGTCGAGGTCCTGCGTGATACCAGCCATGTGCGCGATTATTCGGCGGCGCAGTGGCTGCAGCAAATCAGTGAGGCCGGGTTGTCTGCGCGCAGCCACACGCGCCAGCGTTTGCGTCTTGAGTACAGCTCGTGGGTCGAGCGCATGCGCACCCCACAAGTGATGCGTGACGCAATACGCCATTTGCAGCAGGCGATGGGCGAAGAAGTACGGCAGTATTACCAGATTGAAGCCGACGGCTCGTTCAGCACCGATGTGCTGGTGCTGTGGGCAGAGCGCTGATTTATTTCCGACAGGCCAGTACGGCGTGTCGCTTGATTCGAACAAGAGGAACCCATGAGCAAGCAGATTCTGATTCTCCCTGGTGATGGTATCGGTCCGGAAATCATGGCCGAGGCGGTCAAGGTACTGGAGCTGGCCAACGATAAGTTCCAGCTTGGTTTCAGCCTGTCCCATGACGTGATCGGTGGCGCTGCCATCGACAAGCACGGCGTGCCGCTGGCCGATGAGACCCTGGAGCGTGCGCGCCAGGCCGACGCGGTATTGCTCGGTGCCGTGGGTGGGCCGAAATGGGACAAGATCGAGCGTGATATTCGCCCTGAGCGCGGCCTGTTGAAGATCCGTTCGCAGTTGGGGCTGTTCGCCAACCTGCGCCCCGCCATACTGTATCCACAGCTGGCCGACGCTTCTTCGCTCAAGCCAGAGATCGTTGCCGGCCTGGACATCCTCATCGTTCGCGAGCTGACTGGCGGTATCTACTTCGGCGCACCACGTGGCACCCGCGAGCTGGAAGGCGGTGAGCGTCAGTCCTACGACACCCTGCCTTACAGCGAAAGTGAAATCCGCCGTATTGCCCGTGTCGGTTTCGACATGGCCCGCGTGCGCGGCAAGAAACTCTGCTCGGTGGACAAGGCCAACGTCCTGGCCTCCAGCCAGTTGTGGCGCGAAATCGTCGAAGAAGTGGCCAAGGATTACGCGGATGTGGAACTCAGCCACATGTACGTCGATAACGCCGCCATGCAATTGGTACGCGCACCCAAGCAGTTCGACGTAATGGTTACCGATAACATGTTTGGTGACATCCTGTCGGATGAAGCTTCCATGCTCACCGGCTCCATTGGCATGCTGCCTTCAGCGTCCCTGGATGCCAACAACAAAGGCATGTACGAGCCGTGCCACGGCTCTGCGCCAGATATCGCCGGACAAGGCATCGCCAACCCTCTGGCAACCATTTTGTCGGTGTCGATGATGTTGCGTTACAGCTTCAATCAACAGGCGGCAGCCCAGGCAATTGAAACGGCTGTCAGTCAGGTGCTGGATAAGGGGCTGCGCACGGGCGACATCTGGTCGGCCGGTTGCAGCAAGGTAGGTACGCAGGAAATGGGCGACGCAGTAGTCGCAGCGCTGCGGAATCTGTAATCTCTCGGGCCCGCTGCTGTTTTTCCTTGTGAAGCAGCGGCCCACTTTTTAGCAAAGGTGTAGTTGCGATGAAACGTGTAGGTCTGATCGGTTGGCGCGGTATGGTCGGTTCCGTGCTCATGCAGCGGATGCTGGAAGAGCAGGATTTCGATCTCATCGAGCCGGTGTTCTTCACCACTTCCAACGTAGGTGGACAGGGTCCGGCTGTGGGCAAGGACATTGCTCCGCTCAAGGACGCATACAGCATTGAAGAGCTCAAGACCCTCGATGTAATCCTGACCTGTCAGGGTGGCGACTACACCAGCGAAGTATTCCCCAAGCTGCGCGAAGCCGGCTGGCAGGGCTACTGGATCGATGCCGCCTCCAGCCTGCGCATGCAGGATGACGCGGTCATTGTTCTGGATCCGGTCAACCGCAAGGTGATCGATCAGCAACTCGACGCTGGCACCAAGAACTACATTGGTGGCAACTGCACCGTCAGCTTGATGCTGATGGGCTTGGGCGGCCTGTTCGAGGCAGGCCTGGTCGAGTGGATGAGTGCCATGACCTACCAGGCAGCGTCCGGTGCTGGTGCACAGAACATGCGCGAGCTGATCCGTCAGATGGGCGCCACTCACGCGGCCGTGGCGGATGATCTGGCCAATCCGGCCAGCGCAATCCTCGACATCGACCGCAAGGTCGCCGAAGCCATGCGCAGCGAAGCCTACCCGACGGAAAACTTCGGTGTTCCGCTGGCGGGCAGCCTGATCCCCTGGATCGACAAGGAACTGCCTAACGGTCAAAGCCGTGAAGAGTGGAAAGCTCAGGCCGAGACCAACAAGATTCTCGGTCGCTTCAAGAGCCCGATCCCGGTTGACGGCATCTGCGTGCGCATCGGTGCAATGCGTTGCCACAGCCAGGCGCTGACCATCAAGCTGAACAAAGATGTGCCGATCGCCGATATCGAAGGCATGATCAGCCAGCACAACCCATGGGTCAAACTGGTGCCTAACCAGCGTGAGATCAGCATGCAGGAACTCAGCCCGACCAATGTCACCGGTACGTTGAACATTCCGGTGGGACGTCTGCGCAAGCTGAACATGGGTTCGCAGTACCTGGGTGCCTTTACTGTCGGCGACCAGTTGCTGTGGGGCGCGGCCGAGCCGCTGCGTCGCATGCTGCGGATTCTGCTGGAGCGTTGATCTGACGCCGGCGGTAGCGAAGGCCCGTGCTGGTGACAGCGCGGGCTTTTTTGTTGCTATCAATAGAACCGGCAGGAGCGGGCTTGCTGTGCGATTGTGGTGTAAAGTGCCGCTCCCGCCGTTCCAGCAGAGGATTTTCCCATGAGCCAGCCTATTGATATTGCCGTTATCGGTGCCACCGGTACTGTGGGTGAAACCCTTGTGCAAATTCTTGAAGAGCAGGATTTTCCAGTGGGTACCCTGCACTTGCTGGCCAGCAATGAATCGGCCGGCAGCGGTGTGATGTTTCGCAGCAAAAGCCTGCGAGTCCGTGAAGTCGACAGTTTTGACTTCACCAAGGTCAAGCTGGTGTTTTTCGCTGCCGGCCCCGCCGTTACCCGCAGCTTTGCCCCGCGAGCCCAGGCCGCCGGTTGTGCCGTGATTGATCTGTCAGGTGGCTTGTCGGCCGAGGCGGCGCCGGCGCTGGTTCCGGAGGCCAATGGCGCTCGGCTCGAAAAGCTCACTCAACCAGTGCAGGTGAGCAGCCCAAGCGCTGCAGCAGTGGCCTTGTCGGTAGCCCTGGCGCCGTTGAAGGGCTTGCTCGATATCGAGCGCATCAACGTAACAGCATGCCTGGCCGTGTCGGCCCAAGGCCGTGAAGCGGTAAACGAGTTGGCCCGCCAGACCGCAGAGCTGCTTAACGCGCGTCCGCTGGAACCGCGTTTCTTCGATCGACAAATGGCCTTCAACCTGTTGGCGCAGGTCGGCGCAAACGATACCGATGGGCATGGCGCGCTCGAGCGCCGACTGGTCGCTGAGTTGCGCGAAGTGCTGGGCTTGCCGGCGCTGAAGATTTCCGTCAGTTGCATTCAAGTCCCGGTGTTTTTCGGCGATAGCTACAGTGTCTCGGTACAAAGCCGCAAAGTGGTTGATCTGGCCGCGGTCAACGCCGCGCTTGAGGCGGCTGACAGCATAGAACTGGTCGAGGAGGGTGACTATCCCACTCCGGTAGGTGACGCGGTTGGGCAGGACGTGGTCTATGTTGGACGAGTACGCGGTGGAATCGACGAGGTCGAGCAGCTCAACCTCTGGTTGACCACCGACAATGTGCGCAAGGGCGCGGCCTTGAACGCCGTGCAATTGGCGCAATTGTTGATAAAACATGTTGTGTAAAAGATACTTGCAGCTAATTTTTACCGAGAAATTGCTCGGTTGCCGGGGACGGTTCATTCAAAGGAAGAGGTCATGCTTCGAATTCGCAAACTGGTCTTAGCAATAGCCGCGGCGTCGGCGCTGTCGTCCGGTATGGCGCATGCCCTCGGTTTGGGTGAGCTGACCCTCAAGTCGGCGCAGAATCAGCCGCTGGATGCCGAAATCGAACTGCTCGATGTTCGCGACCTCACCGCCGCCGAGATGGCCCCGAGCCTGGCGCCGCCTGAAGAGTTTGCCAAGGCCGGGATTGAACGTCCGACCTACCTCAATGACCTGATTTTCACCCCGGTGATCAACCCCAACGGCAAGAGTGTCTTGCGGGTGACTTCAAGTCAGGCGTTGCCGGCGCCGATGGTCAAATTCCTGGTCCAGGTGATGTGGCCCAGTGGCCGCCTGTTGCGCGATTACAGTGTCCTGGTCAACCAGGCTGCCCTGCCGGGTGCCAAGCCTGAATCGGCGATCAGTCCGGCGGTAAGCGCGCCAGGCAACTACACCACGGTACGTCGTGACACATTGTGGGAGATTGCATCGAAAGCCCGTCAGGGCGGCTCGGTACAGCAGACAATGCTGGCAATCCAGGCGTTGAACCCCGATGCCTTTATCAACGGCAATATCAACTTACTCAAAACCGGTCAGGTCTTGCGCTTGCCCGATCAGCAACAGGTCATGAGTATTCCTCAAGGCCAGGCGGTAGCCGAAGTTGCAGAGCAGTACG is a window of Pseudomonas sp. DG56-2 DNA encoding:
- a CDS encoding aspartate-semialdehyde dehydrogenase encodes the protein MSQPIDIAVIGATGTVGETLVQILEEQDFPVGTLHLLASNESAGSGVMFRSKSLRVREVDSFDFTKVKLVFFAAGPAVTRSFAPRAQAAGCAVIDLSGGLSAEAAPALVPEANGARLEKLTQPVQVSSPSAAAVALSVALAPLKGLLDIERINVTACLAVSAQGREAVNELARQTAELLNARPLEPRFFDRQMAFNLLAQVGANDTDGHGALERRLVAELREVLGLPALKISVSCIQVPVFFGDSYSVSVQSRKVVDLAAVNAALEAADSIELVEEGDYPTPVGDAVGQDVVYVGRVRGGIDEVEQLNLWLTTDNVRKGAALNAVQLAQLLIKHVV
- the asd gene encoding aspartate-semialdehyde dehydrogenase gives rise to the protein MKRVGLIGWRGMVGSVLMQRMLEEQDFDLIEPVFFTTSNVGGQGPAVGKDIAPLKDAYSIEELKTLDVILTCQGGDYTSEVFPKLREAGWQGYWIDAASSLRMQDDAVIVLDPVNRKVIDQQLDAGTKNYIGGNCTVSLMLMGLGGLFEAGLVEWMSAMTYQAASGAGAQNMRELIRQMGATHAAVADDLANPASAILDIDRKVAEAMRSEAYPTENFGVPLAGSLIPWIDKELPNGQSREEWKAQAETNKILGRFKSPIPVDGICVRIGAMRCHSQALTIKLNKDVPIADIEGMISQHNPWVKLVPNQREISMQELSPTNVTGTLNIPVGRLRKLNMGSQYLGAFTVGDQLLWGAAEPLRRMLRILLER
- a CDS encoding class I SAM-dependent methyltransferase, whose translation is MTSTTHTDVVQRQFGEQANAYLSSAVHAQGSEFALLQAELAGQGRARLLDLGCGAGHVSFHVAPLVREVVAYDLSQQMLDVVAATAVERRLENIVTECGVAERLPFADASFDYVFSRYSAHHWSDLGLALREVRRVLKPGGVAAFIDVISPGSPLLDTYLQSVEVLRDTSHVRDYSAAQWLQQISEAGLSARSHTRQRLRLEYSSWVERMRTPQVMRDAIRHLQQAMGEEVRQYYQIEADGSFSTDVLVLWAER
- the leuB gene encoding 3-isopropylmalate dehydrogenase, with the translated sequence MSKQILILPGDGIGPEIMAEAVKVLELANDKFQLGFSLSHDVIGGAAIDKHGVPLADETLERARQADAVLLGAVGGPKWDKIERDIRPERGLLKIRSQLGLFANLRPAILYPQLADASSLKPEIVAGLDILIVRELTGGIYFGAPRGTRELEGGERQSYDTLPYSESEIRRIARVGFDMARVRGKKLCSVDKANVLASSQLWREIVEEVAKDYADVELSHMYVDNAAMQLVRAPKQFDVMVTDNMFGDILSDEASMLTGSIGMLPSASLDANNKGMYEPCHGSAPDIAGQGIANPLATILSVSMMLRYSFNQQAAAQAIETAVSQVLDKGLRTGDIWSAGCSKVGTQEMGDAVVAALRNL